The genomic DNA atctttccattgaattcGTTAACCTCGCTGACCAAAGTATCCCCAAACTTATCTTTAAAGGGAATGGTCTGAAGCACTTTACCATCAGATCTAACCTTAACCGCCGAAGGGTTTGTGGGTCCGGTGGCTGAGTTCACGACTGACGCAACCCAAAAGTTTCCAGAAGAACCGATCCTCTTGATATTGTCAGGGCTCGAGACCGAGTTGGTGAAGTCTTCAGAAGTACCAGCTTTAGATCCTTTGATCCAATACCTCTTGATGTTACTTTTTGTGAACTGACTAACCAGCACAAATGAACCGTCTGAGCTAACCGCACATCCGGCTGAGCCACTTAGACCTTCCATCAATACAGTCACGACCTTTTTCGATGGATCGTATTTGAAAAGCTTCCCTGTCGAGTCTTTTGTTGCCACTGCTTTCAACACATCGCTGTAGATATGCATCATTCATAACCAATACAATTAGTATAATTAATTGatcaaaatctttttctttactaaCCGACTCAAATGAGCAATGTACGTTAAAACATAAAATGGCAGTTGTTAACATATGTATATGATAAgtgtatttatatttatttaaacatttcTGTTACGTTGAATTATTCTAttggaaatatattttaatttgttagttTACTATATGATAAGTGTATTgagttatatttatatgtagaagaaaaaataaattataccgAGGGCCAAATGTTGAGCTGAAGGAAGTGAAATAGACGACACCGGTAGTGGGATCAATGTCGAGACCGTCGAGAAACAAGAAAGGCTTGCCGTTAACACTGTCGGCGATCTTCTTGGCCAAACCGCCACCGCTAGAGATGACGTGGAGACCCAAAGGAGCATCAGAAACGTAAAGATCACCTGTTTTCCCGTTGAAAGCTATTCCCGCCGGTCGGCCACATTTTCCGGCATTAACGGTTCCAAGTGCTCCGTCGCACAAAGACGACTTTCTGtaataaattaaatcaattttgaTAATAGTTAAAGgcaaacataataattaatatgaaaagAAACATACATAGTTAAATATGGAGTTGATATTTGTATAGCTCCATACGTATTAGACAACAATGCTTATTATGTTAATGTTCGTCTGACTTTTACTCAGGGAGGCGTGTGTTTAGAAGATTTAAATCTTTGTTATACCGTAAACGACACTTTGTTTTGCTAACGTAGACCAATCATCATGGCGTCTTTCTCGTGTGTGTTTCTCATAAGGATATGTAATTGGAAAATTACAGAACTTTTGTCCATAGTTCTATAGTTTAGAAATCAGACAAAtggatatatttaatttgtagttaAAAGGCTTCCAAGGATTAGTTGGTGGTAAGAACCTGAATCATCtctgattattaaaaaaaatgaaagaacatACTCCTTATTGGatgtatgtattaattaaaGTAGGTTGCAGCAGcccaccaatttttttttttttaaactaggtTGCATTTTTTCTGATTAGTAAGTTCTATAGTTCATTAGTTCACGAAATCTAATTAGACCATAAAATTATCGACACTGAAGTTCGTACAATATTGACAACAAAGTTTTCTCAATGTGTATCTCGAATCAGATCTGAATCGGGTATTGACTCTGCGTTCGTATTTTGACAACAACGTTTTCTCAATGTGCCTCTTGTGTCAGATctgatttcgagttttatttttaattcgtTTTCTTATTATGTGAAATGAAAAGTTAAGGttatttaccaaaaatatagtaatatcaAAAATTAACGTTGTTACGGATTTAATTAATAGCAAAAAAGGTCCGtatcaaattttttgaaaacattaaattccaatcataaaaaaaaaaacaaaaaacacgaAGCATGCATGATTATGATCTTGGAAACTTACGAAGAGCCGGTGATCTGAGCAAAATCGACATAACCTTTTCCTGGAAGCCACTTGAGGATTTTACCACCGGAGACTCCGGTGTAGAATCCTTTTCCGGTGGAATCAAAAGCGAAAGCTTCAGGTCCTGTCCTGTTTCCCGGTACCggaagtttttgaaaatattgattgTCTGAGAGAACAGAcgaagaaaatgagagaagaagaagaagagaactcaCGGAGACAAACGACCTCatattgtttctttggtttgtgtgttttgttatCAACTTACTAGGATCGGACCCGCGCTAGAGTGCAGAGAAATATTTACAGATACATGCGATCTATAACGGATTtgaatat from Camelina sativa cultivar DH55 chromosome 7, Cs, whole genome shotgun sequence includes the following:
- the LOC104702105 gene encoding protein STRICTOSIDINE SYNTHASE-LIKE 11; this translates as MRSFVSVSSLLLLLSFSSSVLSDNQYFQKLPVPGNRTGPEAFAFDSTGKGFYTGVSGGKILKWLPGKGYVDFAQITGSSKSSLCDGALGTVNAGKCGRPAGIAFNGKTGDLYVSDAPLGLHVISSGGGLAKKIADSVNGKPFLFLDGLDIDPTTGVVYFTSFSSTFGPRDVLKAVATKDSTGKLFKYDPSKKVVTVLMEGLSGSAGCAVSSDGSFVLVSQFTKSNIKRYWIKGSKAGTSEDFTNSVSSPDNIKRIGSSGNFWVASVVNSATGPTNPSAVKVRSDGKVLQTIPFKDKFGDTLVSEVNEFNGKIYIGALFGPFAGILKV